The Chloroflexota bacterium nucleotide sequence AATCGTCTCGCCAGTGTGAGTCCGGCGGGCTCGCTCGAGTCCGCGCCCGATTGCCTCCGCCGCATCGCATATCCGCAGGCCTTTGCGGACCTGGTCCAGGACCAATCGATGCAGAACGGCCTCGATCCATACGTCCTGCTCGCGCTGTTGCGGGAGGAGAGCTGGTTCGACCCGATGGCGCGCTCGGGATCGCCGGCCTACGGATTGAGTCAGGTGACCCAGCCGACCGGCGCCGACATCGCGCGCGGGCTCGGCAAAGCCGATTTTCGGCCAACCGATCTCTATCGACCGACGATCAGCGTGGCATTTGGCGCGTGGTACCTCGGGCAACAGCAGCGCTCATTCAACGACCGCCCCCTGCTTGCTCTCGCCGCCTACAACGCCGGGCCGGGCAACGCGCGGCGCTGGACCAACGGGAATGCAGGCATCGATCCCGACGACTTCGTGACGAACATCGATTACCCGGAGACGCGAACCTACGTGCGCTCCATCTACGAGATTTACGCGACGTACCGAGCCCTCTACGGCGGATAGAGCCACGCGCCCGACGCCGCTCGACTCCGGTCCGCGGTTACCGGCGGAAGAGGACCCGGCGGAAGGTCTCGGCGTATTCGACCCCGTGATCTTCCCCGGCCTTTCGCAGGCGTTCCTTGGCGAATTCGGCCACTCGATCGAAGTCGCCGAACTGACTCTCGTGATGACGCAGCGCGTCCACCTTGCACGAGACGGAATCGCTCACGTCCACGAAATAGTTCGGATCATTGGCGCCCCACAGGTAGAGCTGTGGGACTGAATGCGGCTGCAGCCCGGCGGCGATCTGCTCCGGGTACTGCAGCGGACTGCGGGAGAAGGGATACACGGCGTCGACCGCGGCCTGTCCGGCCGCCCGGTGGTCGGCGTGGTTCACATAGCCCGTCGAGGTGATGATGGTGGACGGATCGTGGGTGAACACGGCGTCCGGCTTCCACGTTCGAATCCAGCGGACGACGTCGCCCCGGAGGTCGATTCCGTACACCAGTTCGCCGTCGCGGCGGGGAAGGAATGCCACCTCGCTGACGCCGATCACGGCGGCGGCCGCGCGCTGCTCGCGCTCGCGTCGGGCCGCCAGCTCTTCTGGGTCCACGCCAAACTCGTCGCTCCCCTTGTCACCGTTGGTGCAGATCAGATAGAAGGCGGTCGAGCCCTGCCGCACCCACTTGGCGACAGTTCCTCCACACCCGAACTCGGCGTCATCGGGGTGGGCCGCGACAACCAAGATGCGGCTGGGGATTTCCTCAGCCTCGGCTGCGCGCTGCTCTTCACTTGCCACGGCCCGAACGTCCGATGGCTCAGTCATCTTGATCTTCCTCCGTCAGCGCACCCGTGTAGGGTGCGCGGCTTGGGGTGTACGTGGCGAACGACGTTGGAGATTCCCAGAAGCGCACGGCCGCGACCGGGAAGTGGTGCTCGGCCGCGATGTCGTAGATCAGCTCGGCCAGGCATTCCGCGGTGGGGTTCCGGTCCATCACGTACACGGGCTCGTTCATCTCGATCAGGACGGGCAAGAGCGGGTCATCCCGTCGGAGCACCATCTTGTGGTCGACGTGTTCGTCGATCCAGTCCTGAATGGCGTGCTTGAGGACCGTGAAGTCGGTGGCGATATCGGCCGCGTCCAGTTCTTCCGTCGCCAGCTCCACCTCCACCCGGGCATTGTGCCCGTGGGGATGGGCGCATTTGCCGTCGTAGTTCATGAGTCGATGACCGTATGCGAAGTGGATCTCGGTTGTGACTCGATACACGATCGCCCCTCTCACGCCACGAGGCGCCCGCCATCGACGGGCAAGATGGCGCCGGTGATGAAGTCCGACCCCTCGATCAGGAAGAGCGTCGCCGCCGCGATGTCGCGCGGCGATCCCCAGCGGCCCAAAAGCGTGCCGGCTCGGGCTTCCTCCGTCTCGGCAGCGGAAAGATCAAGTGGCGGCGCGATGGGGCCCGGAGCTATGGCGTTCACGCGAACGGTTGGCGCCAGCTCGCGGGCGAAGGCCATCGTCATCGTGATTATCCCGCCTTTCGCGGTGAGGTAGGGCAGGTAATCCGCATAGGGCCGATACGCAGCCCAGTCGGCGAGATTGACGATGGCGCCGCCCCCACTTGCGATCATGTGGCGTCCGATCTCGAGGCAGCAAAGAAAGGGCCCCTTGAGATTGACGGCGATCGACTCGTCCCACTGCTCCTCGGTGAGCGTCGCGAGTGGCGTTTTGGGGTAGATCGATGCGTTGTTGACCAGCGCGTCGATTCGTCCGAACCGATGGGCGGCATGGTCCCGAATCCGTCGTACGTCATCGCCGCGCGAAACGTCGCCCTGGAGCGCGATGGCAGCGCCACCGCGAGCGGCTATCTCGTCGACCAGCTTGCCCGCGGCTTCGGCCGACGTGCGGTAGTTGATGACCACGTTTGCGCCGCGGCCCGCGAGCGCCAAACAGATCTCCCGTCCTATTCGGAGCGCGCTTCCCGTGACGAGCGCAGTGCGGTCTCGAAGCTCCACGTGCCACCTCGTGTACGGAAGGGAATGCCTAATCTTGCACTATGGTCAATGCACCGGTAAAGTAGCCTGTTCCCACACACCGTTTCGGAGGCGCACCGTGCCCGACGATGTCCACTGTGCGCTGGTGAGCGGCGGTCTGGACAGCGCGGTGATGCTGAGTCGCATGCTGGACGATGGGGCGAGCATCCAACCGGTGTACGTGCAGACGGGGACGGCCTGGGAATCGGTCGAATTCCGGTGGCTCGAACGGTTCCTGAAGGCGCTGGATTCTCCGCGGCTCCGGCCGGTCCACGTGCTCCGGTTTCCTATGAGCGACGTCTACGGTGCCCACTGGAGCATGCGAGGCGCCGACGTGCCCTCGGCGGACACGCCCGACGAAGCCGTCTATCTACCCGGACGCAACGTCATCCTCGTCGCCAAGACGGCCGTCTACTGTGCCCTCAATGGGATGCATCGCATCGCCCTGGGGGTGCTGGCAGGAAATCCGTTCCCCGACGCGACCGATTCGTTCTTCACGTTATTGGCTACGTCGCTCTCCGAAGGCCTGTCGCACTCGATCGAGGTCGATCGCCCACTGGCCGGCATGCACAAGCCGGACGTCGTGCGGGCTGGCGCAGCGCTCCCCCTCGGTTTGACCTTCTCGTGCATCGATCCCGTTGACGGCAACCATTGCGGGCGCTGCAACAAGTGCGCCGAGCGCCGCCAGGGTTTCGTAGCCGCCGGTGTGGCGGACCCGACGCAGTATGCCGCTCAGCCCTCGCGACCCTGAGGGGGGACGCAAAAATGCCGATGGTATAATCGGCAAAGAGATCCCTGGGGAGCGTCAATGCCTGAGCCGGGCGCTCGCGACCACAGCGCGGGGCGAGACGAGGCATTGGCCCCTTCGATCGCCACTGACTTGCGCGACGGTCGAGACCCCGAAGACCTCGCCGACGCGCTTCAATCGTTGTCCGACCCCGAGGCGATCGCCCAGCTCCGCGCGCCGGGTTTGACCGAAGCGCCGTCCGCCGCCCCCTTCCTGGAACGGGTCGCGCTCTCGGCCCGACCCCCGGTCGCCTCCGTGGCTGCCGATCTCCTCGGGACGGTGCGCCACGTCGAAGCCGCGAATGCGCTGGATCGCGTCGCCTCCACGTCCGGAGATCGAGCCGTGAAAAAGGCGGCCCGACGCTCCCTGTACCGTCTGGCCAGCCAGGGCATAAAGCCGGAGAAGGTGGCGGAGACCACCACAGCAACGGTTGGGAGCCGAGCAGCGACGATCTACCGCGTGATCGCCAGCGCATACGACGGAAGCGGATCGCGCGCGATCTGGTTCGGGGCGGAGCGACCACTGGGGGGCATCTACCTCATCGCCGTGATGTTGAACGACCTCGAGGGTCTCGTGGACGTCACGGTGCGCGACACGACCCGCAAACGTTTCGCGGAGCTGGAAGAGTCGCGGCGCGCGCAGGATCCGACGGCGTGGGTCGAGCTACCCCACGACTACGCCAAGCAGCTCGTCCAGGAGGCGGCATCCGTGTCGCGGGAGGCGCATCGCCCGATTCCACCGGCGTTCGTCATGTGGTCGGACGTGATTGACAACCCGGATGAGCCATTTGGCCAGGCGCTGATCTACCGCGAGATCAGCGCGATCGAAGTGCGCCTGCATCCGACCCTGGTCGACGAGTCCCCGCGGCTCTTCGAACAGCCCGAGATCGAACCGTGGTTTGATCCGCCCAGCGCGACGCGCCGATGGGTGCGCCAGTTGACCGAATCTACCGCGACGCGGCTGATCCTGACCCCGGAAAGTCCACAAGACCGTCAGGAGCGGATCATCCGCGAGGCCGCCAAGGAGCTGTATCCGCCGAAAGTCTTGAAGGGGCTCCGGCGTCGACTCGAGGAAACCGCCTACATCTTTCAGCGGACCGGGCGGGAAGTCGAGGCGCGCCGCGCCGTCGCCGCCGCGGTCACCATCGAGGACCTCCGTCCGTTGCAGCCTCTGCACCCGTTCATCCGGGCGCTCGCCGTCCGGTCCCTGATGATCGGTGTCGAGGTCGAGCGGTCGGGCGCTGAGCCCGCGCGGCTGGCCCTCGCTCCCTAAGGGATCCAGGCGTGCGGAGCGTTGTGGCGCTGATCCTAGCCGGCGGCCAGGGTGAGCGACTGTCCGTTCTCTCGCGCGAGCGCGCGAAGCCGGCCGTTCCCTTCGGCGGCAAGTACCGCATCATCGACTTCACCCTGAGCAACTGTGTGAACTCCGGTATCTACGACGTCGCCATCCTCACCCAGTATCGACCCCACTCGCTCAATGATCACATTGGGATCGGCCGGCCGTGGGACCTGGATCGAACCCATCGTGGCGTGCGCCTGCTTCAGCCATTCCTGGGCCGTCGGGACTCCGACTGGTACCGAGGCACGGCCGACGCCGTGAATCAGAACCTCACCTTCATCACCACGCACCGAGACGAGGTCGTTCTCATCCTTTCCGGTGACCACGTGTACCGCATGGATTACCGCCGGATGCTGGAATTCCACGAGGACCGGGGGGCCGACGTAACGGTGGGCGTGTTCGAAGTGCCGATCGAGGATGCCGGCCGATACGGCACGCTCTTTGCCGACGAGCGCGGCCGCGTGCTCTCGTTCGATGAGAAGCCCAAAAACCCCCGCAGCAACCTGGTGTCCATGGGCATCTACATCTTCGAAAAGGACATCCTTGCCGAGCGCTTGGCCGAGGATGCGGCCGCGCGCACGGCGCACGACTTCGGCCGCGACATCATCCCGTCCATGGTGAATCGCGACCGCGTCTATGCGTACCGCTTCCAGGGCTATTGGCGCGACGTGGGGACCATCGAGAGCTACTGGGATGCGAACATGGAGCTGGTCGAAGATCCGCCCGAGTTTGACCTCTACGATCCTGAATGGGTCATCCACACTCGGAGCGAAGAGCGGCCACCAGCCCGGGTGCTGTCCGAGGCGCGGGTGAGTCGCAGCCTCATCAGCCACGGCTGCACGATCTACGGGCAAGTCGAACATTCGGTCCTGTCCCCAGGGGTCATCATCGAGCCAGGCGCCATTGTGCGGGACTCGATTGTGATGACCGACACCGTGGTGGGGACCGGCGCCGTGGTGGACCGCTCGATCATCGATAAGGAGGTTCGGGTCGAGCGCGGCGCAATCGTCGGATTCGGCGAGGCCAACGTCATCAATCGCCTCGAGCCCCAGCGTCTCAACGCCGGCATCACCATCGTGGGGAAGCGCGCGGAGATCCCGGTCGGCGTGCGGATCGGACGGAATTGCATGATCGATGCGCGCGCGCGACTGAGCGATTACGGCGGATCCGCCGTCGTTCCGAGCGGCGAATCCATCATCGCCCGATCTACCGAAACCCAGATTCCCGCGCGGCGGACCGCTGCGCGCGCTTAGTCGGCGCCCCGCTCCTCAGGCGTGCCCGAAGCCCGTAGCGCTCAGTGCGCGACCCGTGGGACAATGAGCTGATGGCCGCACAGGGAGATGGCGATGAAGCTTGGCGCGTTTACCTTCGTACTGCACTCCCACCTACCGTACTGTCGGCAGGCGGGGAGATGGCCGCACGGAGAAGAGTGGATCCACGAGGCAGCGACGGAGTGCTACGTGCCGCTCCTTCGGGGACTGTGGGACCTGCGCGATGAGGGAGTCGCGTTCAAGTCGACGATCGGTCTCACTCCAATCCTCGTGGAGCAGCTTCGTGACCCGCTGGTCAACGAGCACCTCGAGCAATACATTCGCGGGCTGATCGACGCGGCGTCGAGTGACGTTGCGCGGCATCAGCGCGCCGGTTCGGAGCGGCTTGCGGCCTTGGCGTCGCGCTATCGGTCCCTGTACGCGGAGACGCTGCAAACCTACCTCGACCGGCTTGGTGGAGACGTCGTTGGGGCCTTCAAGAGCCTGCAGGACTCCGGCCATATCGAGATCGCGACGTCAGCCGCCACGCACGGGTACCTGCCCCTCTTCGAGCGCGAGTCATCCGTGGCGGCGCAGGTGGCGGTAGGACTCGATGCGTACCGCCGAATCTTCGGTCGGCGCCCGACCGCGATCTGGCTGCCCGAGTGCGCGTACCGCCCCGCGCGGACGGTGACCATCGACGGCGTCCCGATCCGCCAGGCAGGCCTGGAGGAGGTCCTCGCCGACTACGATTTGCAGGTCTTTTTCAGCGAAACGCACACGGTGGAGGGCGGCACGCCCGTGGGCAAGGCCGCGGGCGACACGATTGGACCCTACGGCGACGTCCCGCGGCGCTACTCCGTCCCGCTTTCGAGCCCGGCTACACCCCACCATGGCACCACATTTGAGCCGTACTATGTCGGCTCGACGCACGTTGCTGTCATCGCGCGCAACAATCGCACAGGCATGCAGGTCTGGTCCGCCGAGCACGGCTATCCCGGCGACTACGCGTACCGAGAGTTCCACAAGCGTGACGGGGTATCCGGGATGCGGTACTGGCGCATTACCGGACGTCGAGTGGACCTGGCGGACAAGGCGGAATACGATTTCGATCGGGCGCGCGATGCGATGAATAGCCATGCGCGCCACTTTGCCCAGCTCGTGGAGGACCTGGTCGCAGGCTACCACGCGCAGACCGGTCGCTATGGCATCGTGAGCTGCGCCTACGACACCGAGCTGTTCGGCCACTGGTGGTTCGAAGGTACCGACTGGCTGCGCGAGGTGCTACGGCTTCTCGCCGCGAGCGACGTCGTCGACCTGACAACGGCAAGCGAGTTCGTCCAGCTGCATCCTCCAGAGCACCACATCACCCTTCCCGAGAGCTCCTGGGGCCAGGGCGGGGGCGACTTCACCTGGAAGAACGTCGACACGGAGTGGATGTGGCCCGTGATCCATGAACGCGAACGCAGGATCGAATGTATCGCCGACCGACACACCCACGCGAACGATCTGGAGGCGGCGGTGCTCAAGCAGGCCGCGCGCGAAGCGCTGTTGCTCCAGAGCAGCGATTGGCCATTCCTCGTGACCACGGGCCAGGCGCGGGAGTACGCCATCGAGCGATTCGAGGGGCACGTCGAACGGTTCGATCGTCTGGCGTCGGCGCTCGAGAGCGGAACCGTCGACGCGCGGGCGAGGGCGCTGGCCGACGAGCTATACGATCGTGATAATCCGTTCGCCGACATCGACTGGCGAACGTTTCAAAGCTCGACGAGCGCGCAGCCGCGTCGTCGGTCGGCCGCCAGTTGAGCGCGGGCCCGCGGAACGCGACCGCTCCCGTCAAGGTCCTGTTCGTCGCCGCCGAGGTCGCTCCCTTCGTCAAGGTGGGAGGTCTCGCGGACGTGGCGGGCGCACTCCCGAAGGCGCTGTGCGCCATGGGCCACGACGTACGCGTCGTTATGCCGCTCTATCGGCAAATCGATCGCAATGCGCGCGGCGTGCGGCGAACCAACGCCAGCGCGATCGCGGTTCCGGGCAGCGACGCCCCGGCGGAGCTGTACGAATCGAAGATGGGCGCCGTGACGGTGTACCTGATTGCCAGCAACCGCTTCTTCGACCGCGACGGCGTGTACGGCTTTCCGGACGACACCGAACGATTCCTGTATTTCTGCTGGGCTGCGCTCTCGGTGTTGGACGCTGTGGATTGGGAGCCCGAGGTCATCCACTGCAACGATTGGCACACGGCGGTGATTCCCTACTGGCTTCGAACGCGACGCGATCTTCCGCAACGGGCGCGGGCGTCGGCATCGCTGCTGACGATCCACAACCTCGCCTATCAGGGGGCCTTCGACCCGGGAAAGCTCGGACCGCCGTGGGTCGATCCGGCCACGCTTCGGAAGCGCGGAGACGGCGGCGCCGACCTCATGAGCCAGGGGATCCAGTTCGCGGATCTCATCAGCACCGTGAGTGAGCAATACGCTCACGAAATCACGACGCCCGAGTTCGGCGAGGGTCTCGACGGGCTTCTGACGTCACGGCAGAATCAGCTCCGGGGCATTCTGAACGGGATCGACTACGAGACCTTCGATCCTGCTCGGGATCCGCACATTGCCATGAACTACTCAGCCGACGACGTCCGGGGAAAGGCGGCGTGTAAAGCTGCGTTGCAGCGCGAGATGGGGTTCGACGTAAACCCCCGCACGCCGGTGGTCGCACTGATCGGCCGACTGGCCGACCAGAAGGGATTCGACCTCGTCGCTGAGGTGCTGGAGCCCCTCACGGCCGAGGCGAATGTTCAGGTCGTGGTCCTGGGTACCGGAGACCAACGGTATCACGACCTCTTTCGCGTCCTTGCGTCCCACAACCGGGCGCGCATAGCCGTGAACCTGACCTTTGACGAGGCGCTCGCTCAGCGGATCTACGCCGGCGCCGACGCGTTCCTGATGCCGTCTCGATTCGAGCCGTGCGGACTGGGGCAGATGATCGCGCTCCGGTATGGGACGGTGCCGATCGTGCGGGCCACCGGAGGCCTGGCTGACACGGTCCAGGACTACCAGCCGTCGACACAGCGGGGGACCGGTTTTGTCTTTCGTCGCTATGACGCGACCGCGCTCACCTTCGCGGTTGGGCGCGCCCTGGAGGTGTATCGCGACGCCGAGCGGTGGCGCGGAATTCAGGAGCGCGGCATGCGCCAGGATTTCTCGTGGGGCGCGTCGGCGGCGCGCTACGTCGAGGCGTACCGCGACGCCTGCGCCCTGCGGCGACAGGACCCCTCGCCCGTTCCGAGGGGGATGGGCGGGTGATCGCGTCGCGGGGTTAGGCGGGGGCGGGAGCGGGCAAGTCGACCGTAATGCCGGCGAGCGCTCGATCCATGACCTGCGCCGACCGCTCGTCGATCTCCACCAGCGGCAGCCGTAATCCGCCGCACGAAAAGCCGCAGCGCGCCAGCGCGTACTTCAGCGGAATGGGACTCGTCGTCGCAAAGAGGGCGCTAAAGAGGGGTGAGAGCGACGCGTGGATCCGTGCCGCCTCCTCCGGGACGCCCTCGACGGCGCATGCGATCATGCGAGCGAGCTGCCTCCCGACCAGATGGCTCGCGACGCTCACGACTCCGTAGCCGCCGAGGGCCAGGATCGGGAGGGTCACGGCGTCGTCCCCGCTCCACACGCGGAAGCCCGGCTCGGCGTCGCGAATGATGGTGGCGATTGCCTCCATGTTGCCGCTCGCCTCTTTCACGCCGACGATGTTGGGAGTGCGGCTCAGACGGATCGTCGTCTCCGGAAGCATGTTCGTCGATGTTCGGCTTGGAATGTTGTAGAGGAGGATCGGGATGCTGACGGCGTCGGCGATTGCGCGAAAATGCCGCTCGAGGCCGGCCTGGGGCGGCTTGTTGTACCAGGGCACCGTCCCGAGAATACCGTCGACCCCGAGGCGCTCGGCCTCCTGGCTGAAGCGCACGCTCTCCGCCGTGTCGTACCCGCACGTCCCGGCGATGACAGCCGCGCGATCGCCCACGGCGTCTTTGATCTCCGAAAACAGCCGGGCCTTCTCCTGGTGGGTCATGGTGGGCGCTTCGCCCGTCGTGCCCGCGATGACGAGGCTCTGCGTTCCCGACGCGAGCAGCGCATCAGCGAGCTGGCGAGCGCGCGGATAGTCCACCGAGCCATCATCAGCAAAGGGCGTGGCCATGGCGGTAATGAGGCGGCCAAACGGTTGCATCCGTCTACCTCAGGCGAAAAGCAGCTCGGCCACCTGCACGGCGTTCAGGGCGGCGCCCTTTCGCAGATTGTCGGAGACGATCCACATCGCGATCCCGTTCGGGTGCGAGATGTCGCTCCGGATTCTGCCGACAAACACCTCGTCGCGGCCGGCGGCCTGCAAAGGCAAAGGGTACCGCGATTCGAAGGGCTCGTCCACCACGGCGATGCCCGGCGCGGACGCCAAGATCGCGCGCGCCTCCCCCGCTGTCATGGGGTGCGAAAGCTCGACGTGGACGGCTTCGGAGTGGCCGACCTCAACCGGGACCCTCACGGTCGTGGCGGAGATGGCGATATCTGGCGCGTGCATGATCTTCCGCGTCTCGTTGACCAGCTTCATCTCTTCGCTGGTGTATCCGTTGTCTCGGAAAGATCCGATGTGCGGGAGCACGTTGAGGACGATGGGATGCGGATACGCCGACGTTTCCAGGCCGGGCGCGTGCGCCGAGAGCGGGGCCGTCGAAGCTCCGGATCCGTTCTGCGCGCGCGCCGCGTCGACCACGGCCAGGGTTTGGGTCCGCAGCTCCTCGACCGCGGCGGCGCCGGTGCCCGACACGGCCTGATACGAGTCCACGATGACGCGGGTGATCGGGTTGGCGCGGTGGATGGGTGCCAGCGCCACGACCATCTGGATCGTTGAGCAATTCGGACCCGCGATGATGCCACGGTGTCGATGCGCATCGTCAGGATTGACCTCGGGCACGACCAATGGGATCGCCGGGTCCATCCGCCACGCGGCGCTATCGTCGATCACGACGGCGCCGGCGCGCGCTGCGATCGGGGCCATCTCGCGACTGATCTCCTCGTCGACGGAGAAGAACGCGAGATCTACGCCGTCGAACGAGTCGGCCCGGGCCGCGTGGACGGGGATCTCCTGGCCCTTGAACCGCACGGTCTTGCCTTCCGAGCGCTCGGATGCGAGCGGGCGCAGCTCCGCGACCGGGAAGCCGCGCTCTTCGAGCACGCGAAGGAAGGTGCGCCCGACGAGGCCGGTCGCACCCAGGACGGCGACGGTGAGATGACGATTCAAGGACTCCTCCCCAGCGTACTACGTGAGATCCATGAGCTGGTCGAGCCCGTACACGAGCCCGACTCGTCCCCGCAGATGTTTGAGGGCGTAGATGACCCCCGGAACGAACGAGTCCCGGCCGATCGAGTCGTGCCGGATGGTGAGCGACTGGCCCGGCCCGCCGAACACGACCTGATGCGAGGCGACGAACCCGGGCATCCGCAGGCTGTGGATGTGAACGTCGGAGCCGATGCCGCCGCGCGTGCCGGGTATCGTGTGCTTGGTGACGTGATCACCGCTGAACGGCCTGTCGCGCGCGGCTCGCATCGCCTCGGCCACCATCAGTGCCGTGCCGGACGGCGCGTCGATCTTTCCGTCGTGGTGGGTCTCGATGATCTCGGCGCTGTCGAAGAATTTGCTCGCCAGACGGGCGAACTGCATCAGCAAATTGGCGCCGATGGCGAAGTTGGGGGCGACGAGCGCCGCGACACCCGACGTGCGCGCGAAGGAGTCAATCTCTTTCAGATCGCTCGGCGCCAGGCCCGTCGTGCCGATCACGATGGGGATGCCGCGTCCGAGCGCCGTCTCGGCGTTCTCCCTCGCGGCCTCTGCCGTGGTGAAGTCCACGACTGCGTCGACCTCGACCAGCGTGAGCAGATCCGACAGGGATGTCGTGATGGGGATGTCGGGCGGCGGCGATCCGTCGATGGGAGGCCGAGGATCGCACCCGCCGACGACGACCAGCGCAGGGTCCTCAGCGAGGCTGACACGCATCTCCTGGCCCATCCGGCCGAGGACTCCGCAGATCGCGACGCGAATGGGTCGAGTAGAAGCTGACGTGGCGCCCTCCGTCGCCACGATCAGTCCTCGTGCGGCAGGCCCTCATCCCACCGGGGATTCGGGCGCGCCACGGGTGGGCGGTCGTGCAGCGGCGCCGGTCCTCGCGGTGGCCGCTCGGGCGCACCGGGTCGCGCAGGGGGACGATGGCGCTCGGGCGGGCCTCCTTCACGCCGTGGGCCCCCCGAGGGCTCGCGCGGTCGATCGAAGCCGCGACCGCCACCTCGGATGATGTTCCCCTGGGTCGGTCGGCCTGCGTTCTCGCGGCCGTTGGGTCCGCGCCCGCCGGCGCCCGTCGGCATGGGCGGCCGACCCGGGCCTTCGCCCTCGGGAGTCGGAGCGAGCAGCGCGCGCCGCGAGAGATTGATCCGCCCCTGCCGGTCGATCTCCGTCACCAGGACCGTGATCTCATCGCCGATCTTGACGACGTCTTCGACCGAGGGGACGCGATAGTCGGCTAGCTCGGAGATGTGGACGAGGCCCTCCTTACCCGGAAGGACCTCGACGAACGCTCCGAACGCCATGATGCGAGTCACTTTGCCGGTGTAGATGGTGCCAACTTCAACGTCCCGGGTGAGGCCTCGAATGATGTCGATGGCCTTCTGCGTGTTCTCCGCGCTGGTCGAGCCGATGAGCACCGTGCCGTCGTCTTCGATGTCGATGGTGCACTTCGTCTCTTCGGTGATTCGCCGGATGACCTTGCCACCCGGGCCGATGATGTCGCGAATGCGGTCGGGGTTGATGGTGATCTTCGTGATCCGCGGGGCGTATGGCGACAGCTCCGGCCGCGTGACCTGGATGGCTTGACGCATTTTATCGAGGATGAACATGCGCGCTTCGTGCGCCTGCGCCAGGGCTTCGCGCATGATCGTCGGCGTGATGCCGCGCACCTTGATGTCCATCTGGAGACCGCAGACCCCGTGGACCGTGCCGGCGACTTTGAAATCCATGTCGCCAAGGAAGTCCTCGACTCCCTGGATATCGGTCAGGATGCGATACGTGCCATCGTCCCGAGTCACCAGACCCATCGCGATGCCCGAGACGGGCTCGCGGATGGGCACGCCGGCGTCCATGAGGGCAAGTGTCCCAGCGCACACGCTGCCCATTGAGGTCGATCCGTTGGAAGAGAGGACCTCGGCGACGAGGCGGATGGTGTAGGGGAACTCGGCCTCGTCGGGCAGCACGGCCTGGAG carries:
- a CDS encoding PIG-L deacetylase family protein, which translates into the protein MTEPSDVRAVASEEQRAAEAEEIPSRILVVAAHPDDAEFGCGGTVAKWVRQGSTAFYLICTNGDKGSDEFGVDPEELAARREREQRAAAAVIGVSEVAFLPRRDGELVYGIDLRGDVVRWIRTWKPDAVFTHDPSTIITSTGYVNHADHRAAGQAAVDAVYPFSRSPLQYPEQIAAGLQPHSVPQLYLWGANDPNYFVDVSDSVSCKVDALRHHESQFGDFDRVAEFAKERLRKAGEDHGVEYAETFRRVLFRR
- a CDS encoding 7-cyano-7-deazaguanine synthase — its product is MPDDVHCALVSGGLDSAVMLSRMLDDGASIQPVYVQTGTAWESVEFRWLERFLKALDSPRLRPVHVLRFPMSDVYGAHWSMRGADVPSADTPDEAVYLPGRNVILVAKTAVYCALNGMHRIALGVLAGNPFPDATDSFFTLLATSLSEGLSHSIEVDRPLAGMHKPDVVRAGAALPLGLTFSCIDPVDGNHCGRCNKCAERRQGFVAAGVADPTQYAAQPSRP
- a CDS encoding SDR family oxidoreductase; translation: MELRDRTALVTGSALRIGREICLALAGRGANVVINYRTSAEAAGKLVDEIAARGGAAIALQGDVSRGDDVRRIRDHAAHRFGRIDALVNNASIYPKTPLATLTEEQWDESIAVNLKGPFLCCLEIGRHMIASGGGAIVNLADWAAYRPYADYLPYLTAKGGIITMTMAFARELAPTVRVNAIAPGPIAPPLDLSAAETEEARAGTLLGRWGSPRDIAAATLFLIEGSDFITGAILPVDGGRLVA
- a CDS encoding 1,4-alpha-glucan branching protein domain-containing protein, whose translation is MKLGAFTFVLHSHLPYCRQAGRWPHGEEWIHEAATECYVPLLRGLWDLRDEGVAFKSTIGLTPILVEQLRDPLVNEHLEQYIRGLIDAASSDVARHQRAGSERLAALASRYRSLYAETLQTYLDRLGGDVVGAFKSLQDSGHIEIATSAATHGYLPLFERESSVAAQVAVGLDAYRRIFGRRPTAIWLPECAYRPARTVTIDGVPIRQAGLEEVLADYDLQVFFSETHTVEGGTPVGKAAGDTIGPYGDVPRRYSVPLSSPATPHHGTTFEPYYVGSTHVAVIARNNRTGMQVWSAEHGYPGDYAYREFHKRDGVSGMRYWRITGRRVDLADKAEYDFDRARDAMNSHARHFAQLVEDLVAGYHAQTGRYGIVSCAYDTELFGHWWFEGTDWLREVLRLLAASDVVDLTTASEFVQLHPPEHHITLPESSWGQGGGDFTWKNVDTEWMWPVIHERERRIECIADRHTHANDLEAAVLKQAAREALLLQSSDWPFLVTTGQAREYAIERFEGHVERFDRLASALESGTVDARARALADELYDRDNPFADIDWRTFQSSTSAQPRRRSAAS
- a CDS encoding 6-carboxytetrahydropterin synthase, which codes for MYRVTTEIHFAYGHRLMNYDGKCAHPHGHNARVEVELATEELDAADIATDFTVLKHAIQDWIDEHVDHKMVLRRDDPLLPVLIEMNEPVYVMDRNPTAECLAELIYDIAAEHHFPVAAVRFWESPTSFATYTPSRAPYTGALTEEDQDD
- a CDS encoding glucose-1-phosphate adenylyltransferase; this encodes MRSVVALILAGGQGERLSVLSRERAKPAVPFGGKYRIIDFTLSNCVNSGIYDVAILTQYRPHSLNDHIGIGRPWDLDRTHRGVRLLQPFLGRRDSDWYRGTADAVNQNLTFITTHRDEVVLILSGDHVYRMDYRRMLEFHEDRGADVTVGVFEVPIEDAGRYGTLFADERGRVLSFDEKPKNPRSNLVSMGIYIFEKDILAERLAEDAAARTAHDFGRDIIPSMVNRDRVYAYRFQGYWRDVGTIESYWDANMELVEDPPEFDLYDPEWVIHTRSEERPPARVLSEARVSRSLISHGCTIYGQVEHSVLSPGVIIEPGAIVRDSIVMTDTVVGTGAVVDRSIIDKEVRVERGAIVGFGEANVINRLEPQRLNAGITIVGKRAEIPVGVRIGRNCMIDARARLSDYGGSAVVPSGESIIARSTETQIPARRTAARA
- the glgA gene encoding glycogen synthase GlgA translates to MSAGPRNATAPVKVLFVAAEVAPFVKVGGLADVAGALPKALCAMGHDVRVVMPLYRQIDRNARGVRRTNASAIAVPGSDAPAELYESKMGAVTVYLIASNRFFDRDGVYGFPDDTERFLYFCWAALSVLDAVDWEPEVIHCNDWHTAVIPYWLRTRRDLPQRARASASLLTIHNLAYQGAFDPGKLGPPWVDPATLRKRGDGGADLMSQGIQFADLISTVSEQYAHEITTPEFGEGLDGLLTSRQNQLRGILNGIDYETFDPARDPHIAMNYSADDVRGKAACKAALQREMGFDVNPRTPVVALIGRLADQKGFDLVAEVLEPLTAEANVQVVVLGTGDQRYHDLFRVLASHNRARIAVNLTFDEALAQRIYAGADAFLMPSRFEPCGLGQMIALRYGTVPIVRATGGLADTVQDYQPSTQRGTGFVFRRYDATALTFAVGRALEVYRDAERWRGIQERGMRQDFSWGASAARYVEAYRDACALRRQDPSPVPRGMGG